The Streptomyces vinaceus genome contains the following window.
CGTCGTTCACCGTCTGGTCGTTGACGTGCGCGATGCCGGTCGGGATCCGTTCGGCCAGGTCCATCCCGCGCGCCGCGTCACGGGTCACGATCCCGAGGGAGAGGCCGTACGGGCCGGCCGAGGCCAGGGCCACCGCCTCCTCCTCCGTCGCGAAGGACCGTACCGGCGCCACCGGGCCGAAGACCTCCTCCGCGTAGGCGGGGGTGTCGTCGGCGACGCCCGCCAGCACGGTCGGCCGGTAGAAGAGTTCCTCGTACGTGCCGCCGACGACGAGCTTGGCTCCCCGCTCCGTGCTCGCCTCGACCAGCCCGTGCACCCGCTCCAGCTGGCCGCGGTCGATCAGCGGTCCCAGGTGGACCGGCTCCCGGTACGGGTCCCCCACCGCCAGCGCCTCGGCCCGCGCGGCGAGCCGCTCGACGTACTCGTCGTACAGCGAGGCGTGCACGAGGTGCCGGCCGGCCGTCATGCATATCTGCCCCTGGTGGAAGAACGTGCCCCAGGAGGCCTGTGCGACGGCGGCCTCCACATCGGCGTCCTTGAGGACGACGAGGGCCGAGTTGCCGCCCAACTCCAGGTGGGCGCGCTTGAGATGACGTCCCGCCAGTTCGCCCACGATCCGCCCGGCGGCCGTGGACCCGGTGAACGACACCACGCGGACCAGCGGATCGGCGACCACCGCCGCGCCGGTCTCCGCGCCTCCGGGCAGCACGTGCAGCAGCCCGGCCGGCAGTCCGGCGGCCGCGAACACGGCGGCGAGCGCGAGGCCGCCGCAGACGGCGGTCCGCCGGTCCGGCTTGAGCAGCACCGCGTTGCCGAGGGCGAGGGCGGGGGCGACCGAGCGGATCGAGAGGATCAGCGGCGCGTTGAAGGGGGCCACCACCCCCACCACCCCGGCCGGGACCCGGCGGGTGAAGGAGAGCCGCGGTGCCTCGCTCGGCAGCACCTGCCCGGCCGGGCGGGAGGCCAGCGCGGCGGCCTCGTAGCACTCCTGGGCGGCGACGTGCAGCTCGAAGTCGGCCTTGCCGGGTATGGAGCCCGACTCGCGCACGAGCCACTCCCGCAGTTCCCCGGCGTGGGCGGCGAACAGGTCTCCGGCGCGGCGCAGGACGGCGGCCCGCTCCATGTGGCCGGCCCGCGCCCAGTCCTCCTGGGCGGCCCGGGCCCGTACCGCGGACTCCGCGACATCGGCGGGCGCGGCCAGCGCGA
Protein-coding sequences here:
- a CDS encoding aldehyde dehydrogenase family protein, encoding MPLLEPTLWQDGPTLTGGAAPVVEPATGRTLATLALAAPADVAESAVRARAAQEDWARAGHMERAAVLRRAGDLFAAHAGELREWLVRESGSIPGKADFELHVAAQECYEAAALASRPAGQVLPSEAPRLSFTRRVPAGVVGVVAPFNAPLILSIRSVAPALALGNAVLLKPDRRTAVCGGLALAAVFAAAGLPAGLLHVLPGGAETGAAVVADPLVRVVSFTGSTAAGRIVGELAGRHLKRAHLELGGNSALVVLKDADVEAAVAQASWGTFFHQGQICMTAGRHLVHASLYDEYVERLAARAEALAVGDPYREPVHLGPLIDRGQLERVHGLVEASTERGAKLVVGGTYEELFYRPTVLAGVADDTPAYAEEVFGPVAPVRSFATEEEAVALASAGPYGLSLGIVTRDAARGMDLAERIPTGIAHVNDQTVNDEAVAPFGGVGASGTGARFGGEANLDAFTELRWTTVRSTPARHPF